One window from the genome of Rhodococcus sp. ABRD24 encodes:
- a CDS encoding antar domain protein has protein sequence MYHSTIHTPGSRARPAGVRAPRDAARRRSVTIRARALEIVGILYRCDSDLAAELLMRHSQENNIRIASLMEGLVAVVDGTEDEIRAGEQTTLASHFWLREIRQLGESHRRNDRFERHVAAIPC, from the coding sequence ATGTACCACAGCACCATCCATACGCCGGGTAGTAGAGCCCGGCCGGCAGGCGTCCGCGCACCGCGGGATGCCGCGCGCCGTCGATCCGTAACCATCCGTGCCCGTGCCCTCGAGATCGTCGGCATCCTCTATCGCTGTGACAGCGATCTCGCTGCGGAGCTGTTGATGCGGCATTCGCAGGAGAACAACATCCGGATCGCCTCCCTGATGGAAGGCTTGGTTGCCGTCGTGGACGGCACCGAGGACGAGATCAGGGCAGGTGAGCAGACGACCCTGGCCTCACACTTCTGGCTTCGGGAGATCCGTCAACTCGGCGAATCGCACCGGCGCAACGATCGCTTCGAGCGGCATGTCGCCGCGATACCGTGCTGA
- a CDS encoding cold-shock protein, whose amino-acid sequence MATGTVKWFNAEKGFGFIAPEDGSADVFAHYSEIQGGGFRSLDENQRVSYDLGQGAKGPQATNITAI is encoded by the coding sequence ATGGCAACCGGCACGGTGAAGTGGTTCAACGCGGAAAAGGGCTTCGGCTTTATCGCTCCCGAGGATGGCAGCGCGGACGTGTTCGCGCACTACTCGGAGATCCAGGGCGGCGGCTTCCGCAGCCTGGACGAGAACCAGCGTGTGTCGTACGACCTGGGTCAGGGCGCTAAGGGCCCCCAGGCCACGAACATCACCGCGATCTGA
- a CDS encoding LLM class flavin-dependent oxidoreductase codes for MQFGIFTVGDLTADPTTGRTPTEAERIKAMVAIAQKADEVGLDVFATGEHHNPPFVPSSPTTMLGYIAARTERILLSTATTLITTNDPVKIAEDFAMLQHLADGRVDLMLGRGNTGPVYPWFGKDIREGIPLAIENYALLHRLWREDVVNWEGRFRTPLQAFTSTPRPLDGVAPFVWHGSIRSPEIAEQAAYYGDGFFANNIFWPRDHFVRLVDLYRRRFEHYGHGAADQAIVGLGGQVFMRKNSQDAVREFRPYFDNAPVYGHGPSLEDFTEQTPLTVGSPQEVIDKTLSFRESFGDYQRQLFLMDHAGLPLKTVLEQLDLLGEQVVPVLRREFDARRPAHVPEAPTHASLLASNRVEVLP; via the coding sequence ATGCAGTTCGGAATCTTCACCGTCGGCGACCTGACCGCGGATCCCACGACTGGCCGGACCCCGACCGAGGCCGAGCGCATCAAGGCGATGGTCGCTATCGCGCAGAAGGCCGACGAGGTAGGCCTGGACGTGTTCGCGACCGGCGAGCACCACAATCCGCCGTTCGTGCCGTCGTCGCCGACGACGATGCTCGGCTACATCGCGGCCCGCACCGAGCGCATCCTGCTTTCGACGGCTACGACGCTGATCACCACCAACGACCCGGTGAAGATCGCCGAGGACTTCGCGATGCTCCAGCACCTCGCCGACGGTCGCGTCGACCTCATGCTCGGCCGCGGTAACACGGGGCCCGTGTACCCGTGGTTCGGTAAGGACATCCGCGAGGGTATCCCGCTCGCGATCGAGAACTACGCACTGCTGCACAGGCTGTGGCGCGAAGATGTCGTCAACTGGGAGGGCCGCTTCCGCACGCCGCTGCAGGCGTTCACCTCGACGCCCCGTCCGCTCGACGGCGTCGCGCCGTTCGTGTGGCACGGCTCGATCCGCAGCCCCGAGATCGCCGAGCAGGCCGCGTACTACGGCGATGGGTTCTTCGCGAACAACATCTTCTGGCCGCGAGACCACTTCGTCCGGCTGGTCGACCTCTACCGCCGTCGCTTCGAGCACTACGGGCACGGCGCGGCCGATCAGGCCATCGTCGGTCTCGGCGGTCAGGTGTTCATGCGCAAGAACTCGCAGGACGCCGTCCGAGAGTTCCGCCCGTACTTCGACAACGCGCCGGTGTACGGACACGGGCCGTCACTGGAGGACTTCACCGAGCAGACGCCGCTGACCGTCGGCAGCCCGCAAGAAGTCATCGACAAGACCCTCTCGTTCCGGGAGAGCTTCGGCGACTACCAGCGTCAGCTGTTCCTGATGGATCACGCCGGTCTGCCGCTGAAGACGGTGCTCGAGCAGCTCGACCTGCTGGGCGAGCAGGTTGTGCCGGTGCTGCGACGCGAGTTCGACGCCCGGCGTCCCGCACACGTCCCCGAGGCGCCCACACACGCGAGCCTGCTGGCCTCGAACCGGGTCGAGGTACTGCCGTGA
- a CDS encoding beta-propeller fold lactonase family protein — protein MPSTTRPATRRRLAALATTLLLPAAAMLALPAPAHADAVVATIPAGSYPHGIAITPDGTRAYVTNDVVGTVTAIDTASRRILATIDVAGPALDIAISPGGREVYVSTSTDSSVVVIDVATDTVAASIPIGSGANAVTVSPDGTRLYATSGSANTLSVVDIAARSVTATIPVDRGPQDVAISPDGATAYVVHDASGTLLAIDTATHITRYSVFLSARPQAIALTPDGTRAYTANDPGNTVSTIDLTARKLTSTISEGYGRSAIAVTPDGAYVYVTDFVFDKVSVIDTRTDRLLGDIPVGSWPGGIAITPDGAYVYVTNRDANTVSVLTTSVLPTPTPTGSLASLGALFGS, from the coding sequence ATGCCATCGACCACACGGCCGGCCACCCGCAGACGTCTCGCAGCTCTCGCAACCACCCTGCTCCTGCCGGCCGCGGCGATGCTCGCGCTGCCGGCCCCGGCGCACGCCGACGCCGTCGTCGCGACCATTCCCGCCGGCTCCTATCCGCACGGCATCGCAATCACCCCCGACGGAACGCGCGCCTACGTGACCAACGACGTCGTCGGAACAGTCACGGCCATCGACACCGCATCGCGCAGGATTCTCGCCACGATCGATGTCGCGGGTCCGGCCCTCGACATAGCGATCTCGCCTGGCGGACGTGAGGTGTACGTCAGCACATCCACGGATTCCTCGGTTGTGGTGATCGACGTGGCGACAGACACTGTCGCCGCCTCGATTCCGATCGGCTCGGGGGCCAACGCCGTGACCGTGTCCCCCGACGGCACCCGCCTCTATGCAACCAGTGGGTCCGCCAACACACTGTCGGTCGTGGACATCGCGGCGCGGTCCGTCACCGCGACGATTCCTGTCGACCGCGGACCCCAGGACGTAGCGATCAGTCCGGACGGCGCCACGGCGTACGTCGTCCACGATGCGAGCGGCACCCTACTGGCGATCGACACGGCGACGCACATCACGCGCTACTCGGTCTTCCTCTCCGCTCGCCCGCAGGCCATCGCCCTGACGCCGGACGGCACCCGCGCCTACACCGCGAACGATCCAGGCAACACCGTCTCAACGATCGACCTCACGGCCCGCAAGCTGACGTCGACGATCAGCGAAGGGTACGGACGGTCCGCGATCGCGGTGACCCCCGACGGTGCATACGTATACGTGACGGATTTCGTCTTCGACAAGGTCTCGGTGATCGACACCCGGACCGACAGGTTGCTCGGCGACATTCCGGTCGGCAGCTGGCCGGGTGGCATCGCAATCACTCCGGACGGCGCGTACGTGTACGTCACCAACCGCGATGCGAACACCGTGTCGGTCCTGACTACGTCCGTCCTGCCGACACCCACGCCCACGGGATCGCTGGCCTCGCTCGGCGCTCTGTTCGGAAGCTGA
- a CDS encoding methyltransferase: protein MLSAENLFTLMRRFPDVEAPNLFAVDAADRLILDEAADALSSAPAGTVSVIGDHYGALTLGAAVRFGATGIRSYQDPLTGERALANNASAVELTDCYRSCGLGEELLTGARVVLLQLPRSLDELDEIADAIARYADPGVVVFAGGRDKHITPTMNEVLARSFVNVRASRGRQKSRALIADTPRQIPTDARFPISEYLDELDLDVFAHGAVFAGTKLDIGTRYLLEFLPRAMPDARTAVDLGCGTGILAVALASWRPGLEVIATDQSAAAVSSAEATARAAGVGDRVRGLRDDAMASIPDASVDLIVCNPPFHVGAAVHTGAATKMFAAAGRVLRPGGEMWTVFNSHLEHKSALSRAVGPTELIARNPKFSVTRSVRTR, encoded by the coding sequence ATGCTCTCCGCCGAAAACCTGTTCACCCTCATGCGTCGGTTCCCCGACGTCGAGGCACCCAACCTGTTCGCCGTCGATGCTGCGGACCGGCTGATTCTCGACGAGGCGGCGGACGCCCTGTCCTCGGCGCCGGCCGGAACCGTGTCCGTGATCGGCGACCACTACGGCGCCCTCACGCTCGGTGCCGCGGTGCGGTTCGGCGCAACCGGGATCCGCTCGTACCAGGATCCGCTCACCGGTGAACGTGCGCTCGCGAACAATGCATCGGCCGTCGAGCTGACAGACTGTTACCGGTCGTGTGGGCTGGGGGAGGAATTGCTGACCGGCGCCCGCGTCGTCCTGCTGCAACTGCCGCGCAGTCTCGACGAACTCGACGAGATCGCCGACGCGATCGCGCGGTACGCCGACCCCGGCGTGGTCGTGTTCGCGGGCGGGCGCGACAAGCACATCACCCCGACGATGAATGAGGTGCTGGCGCGGTCCTTCGTCAACGTACGTGCCAGCCGTGGCCGACAGAAGTCGCGTGCGCTGATCGCTGACACGCCGCGGCAGATTCCGACGGATGCACGCTTCCCGATTTCCGAGTACCTCGACGAATTGGACCTCGACGTCTTCGCACACGGCGCCGTCTTCGCCGGTACGAAGCTGGACATCGGCACCCGGTACCTGCTCGAGTTCCTGCCACGCGCAATGCCCGATGCGCGAACCGCTGTCGATCTGGGTTGCGGTACCGGAATCCTGGCAGTCGCGCTCGCATCGTGGCGCCCCGGACTCGAGGTCATTGCGACCGATCAGTCGGCTGCTGCCGTTTCGTCGGCGGAGGCGACGGCCCGTGCGGCGGGCGTCGGGGATCGGGTGCGGGGGCTACGCGACGACGCCATGGCATCGATTCCGGATGCCAGCGTCGACCTGATCGTCTGCAATCCGCCGTTCCATGTCGGCGCCGCGGTACACACCGGCGCGGCGACCAAGATGTTCGCCGCGGCCGGTCGGGTGCTGCGCCCCGGCGGCGAGATGTGGACGGTGTTCAATTCGCATCTCGAACACAAGAGCGCACTGTCGCGCGCGGTGGGGCCAACCGAGCTGATCGCGCGCAACCCGAAGTTCTCCGTCACGCGGTCCGTCCGCACGCGGTAG
- a CDS encoding Bax inhibitor-1/YccA family protein: MRTTSNPVFRNLPKQEGGGYATFGSAPAGAAQATQEYGQPYQAPEQYKTDQRAMTIDDVVTKTAITLGVLSVAAIISYFLVDGNTDLAAPFVIGGGLIGFVLVMVASFGRKMDNPAIVLAYAACEGVFLGALSFMFTSVEFGGVGGSALIGQAVLGTFGVFFGMLVVYKTGAIRVTPRLTRMIIGGLIGVLVLMIGNLVASFFTDGGFGLRDGGAVAIIFSLVCIGLAAFSFLLDFDAADQLIRAQAPERAAWGVALGLTVTLVWLYVEILRLLSYFRD; the protein is encoded by the coding sequence GTGCGCACCACCAGCAACCCGGTGTTCCGCAACCTGCCCAAGCAGGAAGGCGGCGGTTACGCCACGTTCGGATCTGCGCCGGCTGGTGCCGCGCAGGCCACACAGGAGTACGGCCAGCCGTACCAGGCTCCGGAGCAGTACAAGACCGACCAGCGGGCCATGACGATCGATGACGTGGTCACCAAGACGGCGATCACGCTCGGTGTCCTGTCCGTGGCCGCGATCATCTCCTACTTCCTGGTCGACGGGAACACGGATCTGGCCGCGCCGTTCGTCATCGGCGGCGGCCTCATCGGCTTCGTCCTGGTGATGGTGGCCTCTTTCGGCCGCAAGATGGACAACCCGGCGATCGTGCTCGCCTACGCGGCCTGTGAGGGTGTGTTCCTCGGTGCGCTGTCGTTCATGTTCACCTCTGTCGAATTCGGCGGCGTCGGCGGCTCGGCTCTGATCGGACAGGCCGTGCTCGGCACGTTCGGCGTGTTCTTCGGCATGCTGGTCGTCTACAAGACCGGCGCCATCCGCGTCACCCCGCGCCTGACCCGCATGATCATCGGCGGCCTCATCGGCGTCCTGGTCCTGATGATCGGCAACCTGGTTGCGAGCTTCTTCACCGACGGCGGCTTCGGTCTCCGCGACGGTGGCGCCGTCGCCATCATCTTCAGCCTCGTCTGCATCGGCCTCGCCGCGTTCAGCTTCCTGCTGGACTTCGACGCCGCCGATCAGCTGATCCGCGCCCAGGCGCCGGAGAGGGCGGCATGGGGCGTCGCGCTCGGTCTCACCGTCACCCTGGTGTGGCTGTACGTCGAGATCCTGCGCCTGCTGAGCTACTTCCGGGACTAG
- a CDS encoding DUF559 domain-containing protein — protein MQPFRGSRAVADGTVTVHHLRHDFTRIYRDVYVPRGTAVTPRVRAQAAWIFAGSATVLTGYSAAALHGARWIDTTAPAEVICHGHRRAPAGLLIHNCHLDADEVCTVDGMCVATPARAAFDLGRRLPRRDAISALDDLCRNSGLSVEDIELIAKRHPRTPGAVRLRRYLPDVDAGSESPPETHTRLVIVDAGLPRPETQVPLVAYGREFAWADMGWRRWSVLVEYDGEHHWTDRRQRAWDIERAARIEKLGFTVVRVGSELLYNRPGTLVTRVREKLREAGAPI, from the coding sequence CACCCGCATCTACCGGGACGTCTACGTTCCCAGAGGTACAGCCGTCACGCCGCGAGTCCGCGCGCAGGCCGCATGGATCTTCGCCGGGTCCGCCACAGTGCTCACCGGATACTCCGCGGCCGCGCTGCACGGAGCCCGATGGATCGACACCACGGCACCTGCCGAAGTGATCTGCCACGGGCACAGGCGAGCACCGGCAGGCTTGCTGATCCACAACTGCCACCTCGACGCCGACGAGGTCTGCACCGTCGACGGCATGTGTGTCGCGACCCCCGCCCGCGCCGCCTTCGATCTCGGCCGACGTCTGCCTCGGCGAGATGCGATCAGCGCACTCGACGACCTGTGCCGGAACAGTGGACTCTCCGTCGAGGACATCGAACTGATCGCCAAGCGTCACCCGCGTACGCCAGGGGCGGTCCGGCTTCGGCGCTATCTCCCCGATGTCGACGCCGGCTCCGAATCGCCGCCCGAGACTCACACCCGACTCGTAATCGTCGACGCAGGACTGCCGCGACCCGAGACACAGGTCCCGCTCGTCGCATACGGACGGGAGTTCGCGTGGGCGGACATGGGCTGGCGCCGCTGGTCCGTGCTGGTGGAGTACGACGGGGAACATCATTGGACCGACCGCCGCCAGCGTGCCTGGGACATCGAGCGAGCCGCGCGGATCGAGAAGCTCGGGTTCACGGTGGTCCGGGTGGGTTCCGAACTCCTTTACAACCGGCCCGGCACCCTCGTCACTCGAGTGCGCGAGAAGCTCCGTGAGGCCGGTGCACCCATATGA